The Theileria orientalis strain Shintoku DNA, chromosome 2, complete genome genome has a window encoding:
- a CDS encoding vacuolar ATP synthase — MKQEADECWLISYTNRDGGNREELYTLLKKQLMKNHTIHDIGLFDVPFDLRFKAFDNLLSCADELEKEDQTVESSLKRARQLAMDTDPKMELKVHYEGRQFTLSNYITRFSWDDRKFPKYLPLSENLKNLSQLVSKLIDDLTLKAVAYNELKFKKNAISSNMEASIIYRDLTYVITPDVVEDPNDFTDTEHLTTVVVYVPAGSENDFLNSYMSYSKYIVPNSAKKINVASSNFTLWRVVLFKSSLEKFMESCKSNNFNVQKFIYSEERYKQLLEEQSKMEADTRRQQAFLSRIYDVAHSDIFIYWIHIKAMRIFCESVLKYGLPVQFTSFFIFPVSSKQEQLHKVLSEMLPKYSKDDSSSQKDKNDSPNNKLGDYTFLPYVFLNFRLVG; from the exons ATGAAGCAAGAAGCCGATGAATGTTGGCTAATTTCATACACCAACCGCGATGGCGGTAATCGCGAAGAGCTATACACTCTGTTAAAGAAGCAATTGATGAAAAATCACACAATTCACGACATTGGTCTCTTCGACGTTCCATTCGACCTCAGGTTCAAGGCTTTCGATAACTTACTTTCGTGTGCCGATGAATTAGAAAAGGAAGACCAGACTGTTGAATCGTCTTTAAAGCGGGCTAGGCAGTTGGCCATGGACACTGACCCCAAAATGGAGCTCAAGGTACACTACGAGGGCAGGCAGTTTACTTTATCTAACTATATAACTCGATTTTCCTGGGACGATCGTAAATTCCCCAAGTATCTTCCATTATCTGAGAATTTGAAGAATTTATCGCAACTCgttagtaaattaattgacGACTTAACTCTGAAGGCTGTGGCGTACAATGAACTAAAGTTTAAGAAGAACGCAATTTCTTCTAACATGGAGGCCTCCATTATTTACAGGGACTTAACTTACGTTATCACTCCCGACGTTGTGGAAGACCCCAATGATTTCACTGACACTGAGCACTTGACAACGGTCGTTGTTTATGTTCCCGCGGGCTCGGAGAACGATTTTCTCAACTCGTACATGTCGTACTCAAAATACATAGTGCCCAACTCCGCTAAAAAGATCAACGTGGCTTCCAGCAATTTTACGCTCTGGCGCGTCGTTTTGTTTAAGTCCAGCTTAGAGAAGTTCATGGAGTCCTGCAAATCGAACAATTTCAACGTCCAGAAGTTCATTTACTCTGAGGAACGGTACAAACAGCTCCTGGAGGAGCAGTCTAAGATGGAGGCTGACACTCGGAGGCAGCAGGCCTTCCTATCGCGGATTTACGACGTTGCACACTCCGACATCTTCATCTACTGGATACACATCAAGGCCATGAGGATTTTTTGCGAAAGTGTTCTCAAATACGGCCTCCCAGTCCAGTTCAcctctttttttattttcccaGTTAGCTCCAAACAGGAACAACTACACAAGGTTCTATCGGAGATGCTGCCAAAATATTCCAAAGACGACTCATCTAGTCAGAAAG aTAAGAACGACTCTCCTAATAACAAATTGGGCGATTACACTTTTCTGCCGTACGTTTTTTTGAACTTCAGACTTGTCGGGTGA